Proteins encoded by one window of Candidatus Zixiibacteriota bacterium:
- a CDS encoding radical SAM protein — protein MSVGLKPSYYNFIFDLDDGTHLAFNAMTGAFARIKDDDYETVIRLLNSPAEFKVGNDRDSRILEAAKKAQFVIDEDYDEFEIIKFRANRLKYTSETFHLTIMPTLDCNFRCAYCYENFEKGKMPPENQEALCSWVDQKLKGSVVFDVSWFGGEPLMAFDVMDNLTREFKRLCKRRQVRYKAGITTNGYYLTPKRIEQIKELSIKIYQITIDGPPETHDKRRVLIDGRPTFARIMNNLTHLCNMIPDVDVKIRVNFDHASFVRIPELFPLIPPNVRSKSEIYFRQAFPSPKWWDKNEPSKKTYVTRGDKRLDYMILQNKAQDFGFKVLVSNYSPQAGYCEADYANHFVIDPKCYIHKCTVAFDDEHRIGKINPDGKVEVNVPLMARWLLRDTYNKDICRKCRILPLCMGGCGFDTLCSKNNEICSTINSESMTIENLKMLYKNHLIDQQRAAEKRKLQNRRRSEKRRARLNKESYRAAVGV, from the coding sequence ATGTCCGTCGGCTTAAAACCATCGTACTATAATTTCATCTTTGATCTGGATGACGGTACCCATCTGGCCTTCAATGCCATGACCGGAGCATTTGCCAGAATCAAAGATGATGATTATGAAACAGTAATCAGACTGCTGAATAGCCCGGCCGAATTCAAAGTCGGCAATGACAGAGACAGCCGGATTCTCGAAGCCGCCAAAAAGGCTCAATTCGTGATTGACGAAGACTATGATGAATTTGAAATAATCAAATTCCGGGCCAATCGACTCAAATATACCAGTGAAACTTTCCACTTGACCATCATGCCGACTCTGGACTGCAACTTTCGCTGCGCCTATTGTTATGAAAACTTCGAGAAAGGGAAAATGCCGCCCGAAAATCAGGAGGCCTTATGTTCGTGGGTAGATCAGAAGCTGAAAGGATCAGTGGTTTTTGATGTTTCCTGGTTCGGGGGTGAGCCGCTGATGGCATTCGATGTGATGGACAACCTTACCCGCGAGTTTAAAAGACTTTGTAAACGCCGGCAGGTCCGTTATAAGGCCGGTATTACCACCAACGGATATTATTTGACCCCGAAGAGAATCGAGCAGATTAAGGAACTCTCAATTAAAATATATCAGATTACCATTGATGGCCCGCCGGAGACTCATGATAAAAGAAGAGTCCTTATCGACGGCAGGCCGACTTTCGCCAGAATAATGAACAATCTTACCCACTTATGCAACATGATACCTGATGTTGATGTCAAAATCAGGGTTAACTTCGATCATGCCAGTTTTGTTCGGATTCCGGAGTTATTTCCATTGATACCGCCTAACGTTCGATCAAAATCAGAAATATATTTTCGGCAGGCTTTCCCCTCACCGAAATGGTGGGATAAAAACGAACCATCCAAGAAGACCTATGTCACCCGGGGCGATAAGCGTCTTGATTATATGATATTGCAGAATAAAGCTCAGGATTTTGGTTTTAAAGTGCTGGTCAGTAATTATTCCCCCCAGGCAGGTTACTGTGAGGCCGATTATGCCAATCATTTTGTGATTGATCCCAAATGTTACATCCACAAATGTACCGTAGCTTTCGACGATGAACATCGTATTGGTAAAATCAATCCTGACGGCAAAGTCGAGGTCAATGTTCCGCTTATGGCCCGATGGCTTCTTAGAGACACCTATAATAAAGATATCTGCAGAAAATGCCGGATATTACCCCTTTGTATGGGGGGATGCGGATTCGACACGCTTTGCAGTAAAAATAATGAAATATGCAGCACTATCAACAGCGAATCCATGACCATCGAGAACCTGAAAATGCTTTATAAAAATCATCTGATCGACCAACAGCGAGCCGCCGAAAAGCGAAAATTGCAAAACCGGAGAAGATCCGAAAAGCGCAGGGCCCGATTAAATAAAGAATCTTACAGAGCGGCTGTCGGCGTTTGA
- a CDS encoding LemA family protein, which produces MMKTAGIVIGIIVLLILIVGGWVWSGRGGLIDRSQAVDEKWAQVQNVYQRRFDLVPNLVAGVDNFMQRQQTTLTEVIAMRQRVIELKESAESALGSRNPALLDSLAGQLSRQLNSFINVVVEKYPEIKGDQLYSDLMVQLEGTENRIAQERRVFNEVVREYNTYRQKGIQALIAGAIFGFPYEKEFFAAQPDAQTAPSVKDAFNNK; this is translated from the coding sequence ATGATGAAGACTGCCGGGATTGTCATCGGTATAATTGTCCTGCTTATCCTGATCGTCGGCGGCTGGGTCTGGTCCGGTCGCGGGGGATTAATCGATCGTTCGCAGGCTGTTGATGAAAAATGGGCGCAAGTGCAGAATGTCTATCAACGTCGGTTTGACCTTGTTCCGAATCTGGTGGCCGGTGTGGACAATTTCATGCAGCGGCAGCAGACAACTCTGACCGAAGTCATAGCTATGCGACAGCGGGTAATTGAACTTAAAGAATCAGCCGAATCCGCTCTGGGAAGCCGGAATCCGGCGCTCCTTGATTCGCTGGCAGGTCAACTATCGCGGCAGTTGAATTCATTTATCAACGTAGTCGTAGAGAAGTATCCGGAAATTAAAGGGGACCAGTTATATTCTGACCTGATGGTACAGCTTGAAGGAACCGAAAACCGCATTGCCCAGGAACGGCGAGTATTCAACGAAGTGGTTCGCGAGTACAATACGTACCGGCAAAAAGGTATCCAGGCTTTGATTGCAGGTGCCATATTCGGATTTCCTTATGAAAAAGAATTTTTTGCGGCCCAGCCGGATGCTCAGACAGCGCCCAGCGTGAAAGATGCCTTTAATAATAAGTAA
- a CDS encoding sigma 54-interacting transcriptional regulator has translation MIAKKLDNQLDKIHQLLESRQIQEAQVELCSVSIQSLNRDQEAYYYLLLAESKLWLGDLDIQELLERSLNYYLTSGENRLFARVKYLYGWYLTSIGDYLAAREMLLEAYLYFRRYEDLKNESLVLSRLSYVLYQTGAIDDAVRNLERCVEINEKLDRPDNVQTFSRNIAIVSIRSGALRKALSQLEFLRKTIERASESDRYQFYLIYAIALGLNGQIDEALEAISRTTRLSRKYKREKALYYEYLGWIYNLAGNYERAVKVLNDGLTLSMKIAPESALVSQIQRLLADAYLGQGVYDLAERTADDALAMAENIGEQAEIAACWRVFAIVEHKRGNRRRARQNYRKAMNLFQMIKASYELAETRLLAAESDMYDNGERAAMIFLAREYFQAEGLVEKARQANLKLSELHFPEKSSGSNRSGKAVFIAVDSQMSKIARMAENIARSNITVFLTGPTGCGKDQLALYIHEFSGRKGKFVTVNCAAIPDSIIESELFGHREGAFTGATRNRPGLFAEADGGTLYLNEIADATPEFQAKLLEVIETRTIRQLGGNALIPVDIRIIAATNHDLEKWMRSGRFRPDLFHRLNELPIALPRLNKRKDDIPELVRYFLARNNVHIDDDHDRDFDQLIKKIGQYNWPGNVRELKSEINRLCLMSKGDMAQMVRLALSEKISEREMLINALEETDWNRLKTSRILGIAESSVRYRIRKYGLIRKD, from the coding sequence ATGATTGCTAAGAAATTAGATAATCAACTGGACAAAATTCATCAGCTTCTGGAATCAAGACAGATTCAGGAGGCCCAGGTTGAATTATGTTCTGTCTCTATACAAAGCCTGAATCGGGATCAGGAGGCCTATTATTATCTCCTTTTGGCCGAATCAAAACTCTGGTTGGGCGATCTGGATATACAGGAATTACTCGAGCGAAGTCTGAATTATTATCTAACCAGCGGGGAGAACCGGCTTTTTGCCCGAGTCAAATATCTTTATGGCTGGTATCTGACATCGATTGGCGATTATCTGGCGGCCCGGGAGATGCTTCTTGAAGCCTATTTATATTTCCGGCGATACGAGGATCTGAAAAACGAATCGCTGGTATTGAGTCGCCTGTCATATGTTTTGTATCAGACAGGGGCGATCGATGATGCTGTCAGGAATCTGGAAAGATGTGTCGAGATCAACGAAAAATTGGACCGACCCGATAACGTTCAAACATTTTCCAGAAATATTGCAATTGTGTCGATTCGTTCCGGGGCATTACGGAAGGCTTTAAGTCAACTGGAGTTTCTCCGGAAAACAATTGAGAGGGCCAGCGAAAGTGATCGATACCAGTTTTACCTGATTTATGCCATAGCTCTGGGGCTTAATGGACAAATTGATGAAGCCTTGGAGGCGATTTCCCGGACAACCAGATTATCCCGGAAATATAAGCGCGAAAAGGCGCTTTATTATGAGTACCTGGGATGGATTTACAACCTGGCCGGCAATTATGAAAGAGCAGTAAAAGTTCTTAATGATGGCTTAACCCTGTCTATGAAGATTGCCCCGGAGTCGGCTCTTGTTTCGCAGATACAACGTCTTCTGGCCGATGCTTATCTGGGTCAGGGTGTTTACGATCTGGCTGAGAGGACGGCCGATGATGCTCTGGCGATGGCCGAAAATATTGGGGAACAGGCTGAAATTGCGGCCTGCTGGCGGGTTTTTGCGATTGTCGAACATAAGCGGGGGAATCGACGCCGGGCACGGCAGAATTATCGTAAAGCCATGAATTTATTCCAGATGATTAAGGCTTCCTATGAGCTGGCCGAAACCAGATTACTGGCGGCCGAATCGGACATGTACGATAACGGCGAAAGAGCTGCCATGATTTTTCTGGCCCGAGAATATTTTCAGGCGGAGGGATTGGTTGAGAAAGCCCGTCAGGCCAATCTTAAATTGAGCGAACTCCATTTTCCGGAAAAATCCTCGGGTTCCAACCGGAGCGGCAAGGCAGTGTTCATTGCCGTTGATTCCCAGATGTCTAAAATTGCCCGCATGGCCGAGAATATCGCGCGCTCGAATATTACCGTTTTCCTGACCGGGCCGACCGGATGTGGCAAAGATCAACTGGCCCTTTATATTCATGAATTTTCCGGTCGTAAGGGGAAATTTGTAACGGTCAACTGCGCGGCCATCCCGGATTCCATAATCGAGTCCGAATTGTTCGGCCATCGGGAGGGTGCGTTTACGGGCGCCACGCGCAACCGTCCGGGTTTATTCGCCGAAGCCGATGGAGGGACGCTTTATTTAAATGAGATTGCCGATGCGACTCCGGAGTTTCAGGCTAAATTACTTGAAGTTATTGAAACCAGGACCATTCGGCAACTGGGCGGAAATGCTCTGATCCCGGTAGATATTCGAATTATCGCGGCTACCAATCATGATCTGGAAAAATGGATGCGCTCGGGGAGATTCCGTCCCGACCTGTTTCATCGTCTGAACGAACTGCCGATAGCCCTGCCGCGTTTGAATAAAAGAAAAGATGATATCCCGGAACTGGTGAGATATTTTCTGGCCCGGAATAATGTTCATATCGACGATGATCACGATCGTGATTTCGATCAACTGATTAAAAAGATCGGTCAATATAACTGGCCCGGAAATGTCCGGGAATTGAAATCCGAGATCAACCGGCTTTGCCTGATGAGTAAAGGGGATATGGCGCAGATGGTTCGGCTGGCTCTTTCGGAGAAGATTTCTGAACGCGAAATGCTGATTAATGCCCTTGAAGAAACCGACTGGAATCGACTCAAGACCTCCCGGATTCTGGGAATCGCAGAAAGCTCGGTTCGCTATCGCATTAGAAAATATGGTTTGATCCGAAAAGACTGA
- a CDS encoding DUF2723 domain-containing protein — MAIIYKNHQGLLERITRNLAILSPVPVSLIVFWITCFRTITWWDNSSYSLAAVTLGVDHPPGSLLTTLIGWLAVQLPIGFTSIFILNLLAGLAASLTTGLVCFLSVRLVSSSQYMPIKSPHRNITLSIIVPIAVATLILPFSTTMWSYTAKFTPYVMTVMMTALILFAMMVWWRKADTKNSFGWLFVITLLFGLDFSIHRTNMLLLPGLPVWILLRRPRILKKVKTWLVGLGGLISGLAFHLVLIPMATRNPFLNINNPSNLTRFYEYISLKQYGGGWLLGILPRKGDFLNDQVLDYLNDFAANFIPVNGIFGFLGFLPVLFGIIGIAFIIVKNRRLAAGLIAMFLLTSLGAVIYFNVPADFFRSMDRHYMPSFLIFSFFIASGAGYLMSSLTAIRDRGFLKKNLPRLLFLFILAAPTYLLFHNYRSHDQADNFITHDMAANILNSVPPDGLLVVGGDNDTWPVWYLQQAEKIRTDVTVINIYLLNLKWYIRQIHGRYPDLIGSAYDDTNGNYDLIKWRDSAVVIPGAENPGEFDLPVGTALPDSVILHVRPNIADQYLLIADQVLLEIITNNCWEKPICLTTGISLQERDYLTPYLRLEGLTLRMVPITDPPLNPELLEENLLKKYTYSGFADSSLILEQPSLWYAGSLYVPFIHLCNHWAEAGNCNDCERIKNKMLEYLPPNRTAPPQNLVPALEYLCRD; from the coding sequence ATGGCAATAATATACAAAAATCACCAGGGATTACTCGAACGAATTACTCGAAATCTGGCGATACTCTCCCCCGTCCCGGTATCCCTTATTGTTTTCTGGATAACCTGTTTCCGAACCATCACCTGGTGGGATAACTCAAGTTATTCCCTGGCCGCGGTCACTCTTGGTGTCGACCATCCGCCCGGTTCGCTTCTAACCACTCTGATCGGATGGCTGGCGGTGCAACTCCCAATCGGTTTTACATCCATCTTTATTCTCAATCTACTGGCCGGTCTGGCGGCTTCCCTGACCACGGGTTTGGTTTGTTTTTTGAGCGTGAGATTAGTTTCATCGTCCCAATATATGCCAATCAAATCACCACATCGGAATATTACATTGTCGATCATAGTGCCGATTGCCGTCGCAACTCTGATCCTGCCGTTCAGCACGACCATGTGGTCTTATACTGCCAAATTTACCCCATATGTCATGACGGTCATGATGACGGCATTGATATTATTCGCCATGATGGTCTGGTGGCGGAAAGCTGATACGAAAAACAGCTTCGGCTGGCTGTTTGTCATTACCCTCCTGTTCGGCCTTGATTTCAGCATACACCGCACCAATATGCTGTTACTGCCGGGTTTACCTGTCTGGATTTTATTACGCCGTCCCAGGATATTGAAAAAAGTGAAAACCTGGTTGGTCGGCCTGGGGGGCTTGATTTCCGGTCTCGCCTTTCATCTGGTTTTGATCCCGATGGCAACCCGAAATCCATTCCTTAATATCAATAATCCGAGCAACCTGACTCGTTTTTATGAATATATATCGCTCAAGCAGTATGGCGGCGGGTGGCTGCTGGGTATTCTGCCTCGCAAAGGAGACTTTTTAAATGATCAGGTATTGGATTATCTTAATGATTTTGCCGCCAATTTCATTCCCGTTAACGGGATCTTCGGATTCCTGGGTTTCCTGCCAGTTCTTTTCGGTATTATCGGGATTGCCTTCATTATTGTAAAAAACCGCCGGTTGGCCGCCGGTCTGATAGCCATGTTTCTGCTGACCAGCCTGGGGGCGGTTATATATTTTAATGTTCCCGCCGACTTTTTCCGCAGTATGGATCGTCATTATATGCCCTCATTCCTGATTTTCTCATTCTTTATTGCCTCCGGTGCGGGGTATTTGATGTCCTCGCTGACTGCAATTCGGGACCGGGGTTTCCTCAAGAAAAATCTTCCCCGGCTGTTGTTTTTATTTATTCTGGCGGCGCCAACCTATCTTCTATTTCATAATTACCGCAGTCACGATCAGGCCGATAACTTTATCACCCATGATATGGCCGCCAACATTCTTAATTCCGTCCCCCCCGATGGCCTGCTTGTCGTCGGGGGCGATAATGACACCTGGCCTGTGTGGTATCTCCAGCAGGCGGAAAAAATAAGAACCGATGTCACCGTTATTAATATTTATCTTTTAAACCTAAAATGGTATATCCGGCAGATACATGGGAGATATCCCGACCTGATCGGATCCGCGTATGATGATACGAACGGAAACTATGACTTGATTAAATGGCGGGATTCCGCCGTTGTCATTCCCGGCGCCGAAAATCCCGGCGAATTTGATTTGCCCGTTGGAACCGCTTTGCCGGATTCTGTAATCCTCCATGTCCGGCCCAATATTGCTGACCAATATCTGCTTATTGCCGATCAGGTACTACTGGAGATAATCACGAACAACTGCTGGGAAAAACCGATTTGTCTGACGACCGGCATATCATTGCAGGAACGTGATTACCTGACCCCCTATCTCCGTCTTGAGGGTTTGACCTTGCGAATGGTTCCCATAACTGATCCCCCACTAAATCCGGAGTTACTGGAAGAAAATCTCCTGAAAAAATATACATATAGCGGCTTTGCCGATTCCTCACTAATCTTGGAACAACCGTCCCTCTGGTATGCCGGAAGTCTCTATGTCCCTTTTATCCATCTATGTAATCACTGGGCGGAAGCGGGTAACTGCAATGATTGCGAACGAATAAAAAATAAGATGCTGGAATATTTACCACCCAATAGAACCGCCCCGCCGCAAAACCTTGTCCCTGCGCTGGAGTATCTCTGCCGTGATTAA
- a CDS encoding TPM domain-containing protein, producing MKKLLYIIAVLLAFEFLAASELPDYRGPVNDRAGVLNRDQIEQLDAKILAYRKLTGNEIGVLIIPTIGNRSLEDYAHDVLRAWEIGKKDKDNGVLFLAAIQERKARIEVGYGLEGTLTDLECGRLVNRNSPMAQNFRNDDYAAGIGAVLDGIVEAIGGDYDPPEPKNGGEDILSLIFPFVFFVMFIIIAIFRRKGIISRTFGGPFSGGFGGGSFGGGSSGGGGGFSFGGGSSGGGGASGGW from the coding sequence GTGAAGAAACTCCTTTATATAATAGCGGTTCTCCTGGCCTTTGAATTTCTGGCCGCTTCTGAACTCCCTGATTATCGCGGTCCGGTCAATGACCGGGCTGGAGTTCTCAACCGTGATCAAATTGAGCAGTTGGATGCGAAAATCCTTGCTTATAGAAAGCTAACCGGAAATGAGATAGGGGTTTTGATTATTCCGACTATCGGTAACCGATCCCTTGAGGATTACGCCCACGATGTTTTGCGTGCCTGGGAAATCGGCAAAAAAGATAAGGATAATGGGGTTCTTTTCCTGGCGGCTATTCAGGAGAGGAAAGCCCGGATTGAGGTCGGATATGGACTTGAAGGAACCCTGACCGATCTGGAATGTGGTCGTCTGGTAAACAGAAATTCTCCAATGGCGCAGAATTTCCGTAACGACGATTACGCCGCCGGTATAGGGGCTGTCCTTGATGGCATTGTGGAAGCGATCGGTGGTGATTATGACCCGCCCGAACCGAAAAACGGCGGCGAAGATATATTATCTCTGATATTTCCTTTCGTTTTTTTCGTGATGTTTATAATAATTGCGATCTTCCGCCGAAAGGGGATTATCAGCCGCACATTCGGCGGGCCGTTTTCAGGCGGATTCGGCGGTGGTTCATTCGGTGGCGGGAGTAGTGGCGGTGGCGGCGGTTTCAGTTTCGGTGGCGGTTCATCCGGGGGCGGCGGCGCCAGCGGCGGTTGGTAG
- a CDS encoding CotH kinase family protein — MKYSILLMAVVLSLSMNVGADDFYDINTINTIEITFEESNWDAILDVYYAAGNEERLVGTAVINGIQFDSVGVRYKGNSTYRPNQTKNPLNIKLDHIIDDQTYDGYGTLKLANVWDDPSFIRETLSYEIARKYMPASKANYIKVTINGTYIGLYTSVQDVDKFFARNNDLDDDGARFKGVLSDGLMSSVNIWGYEGSNPSLYYDNFELESDEGWDEMVNFLDVLNNSTANVDEVLNVDRHLWMIAFDILLVNLDAPVNVDQNYYVFQDYSNRFNPIIWDLNMSFGGFTQLRSTGNLSTTQMKQLSPLVHSTDSRFSILNKVLSNTTYKKMYLAHLKTMVDENFANSWYETRGGELQDIIATEVQNDPNKFFTYSAFLTNLTSSAGNKIGITQLMDARVSYLSGQTFYTATPPTITNILHSPETVLNGTTIAITATATNMTSVLLGYHQNNGQAFTVVSMYDDGAHGDGAASDGVYGAYVDVNGGDIMYYIYAENSNVGIFSPARAEFEYYTITVSSSGDNPIRINEFMADNDNIIADQDSEYDDWIELYNSADTAISLNGHYLTDDDADLTQWTFPDTSIAGNGYLLIWADDNEEQVGLHANFKLSASGESIILSEPDQTIIDEVTFGEQTTDISYGRYPDGAENWQFFSTPTPEASNTVAVNQNPVIEWMMRIPEIVTDDDSVYVVAKVTDESAVALVNLTYIINSSQATEAMLDNGLNQDSLSGDNIYGFAIPPQVSGTVVEYYVTAQDDSGATVTDPTDPGTQRYSYEVGAMALPLYINEFMADNESAFEDPDESGTYPDWIEIYNAGTSSIDMGGMYMSDDLENPTKWQIPTGVTIEAGGYLVFLADEDEEQGDLHTGFKLGASGEAVGLFDIDVNNNVTIDTVTFGEQKVDTTYGRCPDGNDTWVFMGVITPGSANNCFICGDANGNGSVNILDVTFLINYLYRGGPAPNPSESADVNNSLSVNILDATYLINYLYRGGPAPNCP, encoded by the coding sequence ATGAAGTATTCAATCCTATTAATGGCAGTGGTGTTATCGCTATCAATGAATGTCGGCGCCGATGATTTTTACGACATTAATACCATTAATACCATTGAAATCACCTTTGAAGAATCGAACTGGGACGCCATACTGGATGTCTATTATGCGGCGGGCAATGAAGAACGCCTGGTCGGGACGGCCGTAATCAACGGTATTCAATTCGACAGCGTGGGCGTCCGTTACAAGGGCAACAGTACTTATCGGCCCAACCAGACAAAGAATCCCCTGAATATCAAGCTGGATCATATAATTGACGACCAGACTTATGACGGTTACGGGACGCTCAAGCTGGCTAATGTCTGGGATGATCCCAGTTTTATCCGGGAAACACTCAGCTATGAAATTGCCCGTAAATATATGCCGGCCAGTAAGGCCAATTATATCAAAGTGACAATAAATGGGACCTATATCGGGCTTTATACCAGTGTCCAGGATGTCGACAAATTTTTCGCCAGAAACAATGATCTCGATGACGATGGGGCGCGTTTCAAAGGGGTTCTCAGTGATGGATTGATGTCGAGCGTCAATATCTGGGGATACGAGGGTTCCAATCCCAGTCTTTATTATGATAATTTCGAGTTGGAATCGGATGAGGGCTGGGATGAAATGGTGAATTTTCTTGATGTCCTCAACAACAGCACCGCCAATGTCGATGAGGTTCTGAATGTCGACCGGCATTTGTGGATGATTGCCTTCGATATTCTCCTTGTCAATCTCGATGCCCCGGTCAATGTAGACCAGAATTATTACGTATTTCAGGATTATTCCAATCGGTTTAACCCTATTATATGGGATTTGAATATGTCGTTTGGCGGGTTTACCCAGTTGAGATCGACGGGAAACCTGTCAACAACCCAGATGAAGCAATTAAGCCCGCTGGTTCATTCCACCGACAGCCGATTTTCGATTCTTAACAAGGTCCTATCCAATACGACTTACAAGAAGATGTATCTGGCTCATTTGAAGACTATGGTCGATGAGAATTTCGCCAATAGTTGGTACGAAACCAGGGGCGGGGAATTGCAAGACATAATCGCAACCGAAGTTCAAAACGATCCGAACAAATTTTTCACATACAGCGCCTTTTTAACCAATCTGACCAGTTCCGCCGGTAATAAAATTGGGATTACGCAATTGATGGATGCGAGGGTCAGTTATTTGAGCGGGCAGACTTTCTATACCGCAACACCCCCTACGATAACCAATATCCTGCATTCCCCGGAAACGGTCCTGAACGGAACCACCATAGCGATTACAGCCACGGCAACCAACATGACATCGGTGCTATTGGGTTATCATCAGAACAACGGGCAGGCGTTTACGGTGGTTTCCATGTATGATGACGGCGCTCATGGTGACGGCGCGGCAAGCGACGGTGTTTATGGCGCTTATGTCGATGTCAACGGCGGCGATATTATGTACTATATCTACGCCGAAAACAGCAATGTCGGTATCTTTTCTCCGGCTCGAGCGGAGTTTGAATATTATACCATAACGGTATCCTCGAGCGGCGATAATCCAATCAGGATTAATGAATTCATGGCGGACAATGACAATATCATTGCCGACCAGGACAGTGAGTATGATGACTGGATTGAGTTGTATAACAGCGCCGACACGGCCATTTCGCTGAATGGACATTACCTGACCGATGATGATGCCGATCTGACCCAGTGGACTTTCCCGGATACCTCGATCGCAGGTAATGGCTATCTGCTTATCTGGGCCGACGACAATGAGGAGCAGGTGGGATTGCACGCCAATTTCAAGCTGTCGGCTTCCGGGGAATCGATTATTCTATCGGAACCGGACCAGACGATAATCGATGAGGTTACCTTCGGGGAACAGACGACGGATATATCCTACGGTCGCTATCCTGATGGAGCGGAGAACTGGCAATTTTTCAGCACTCCGACCCCCGAGGCCTCGAATACGGTGGCGGTCAACCAGAACCCTGTAATCGAGTGGATGATGCGGATACCGGAGATTGTCACCGATGATGATTCGGTGTATGTAGTCGCGAAGGTAACCGACGAGAGTGCGGTAGCGCTGGTCAATCTCACTTATATCATTAATTCCAGCCAGGCGACCGAGGCGATGCTTGACAACGGACTAAACCAGGATTCGCTGTCGGGAGATAATATATACGGTTTTGCGATTCCACCTCAGGTCTCGGGGACGGTGGTGGAATATTATGTGACGGCCCAGGATGATTCGGGGGCGACGGTGACAGATCCGACCGATCCGGGGACCCAGCGTTATTCCTATGAAGTCGGAGCCATGGCCTTACCGCTGTATATCAACGAATTCATGGCAGACAATGAGTCGGCTTTTGAGGATCCCGATGAAAGCGGTACTTATCCCGACTGGATTGAAATCTATAATGCCGGAACCAGCAGTATCGATATGGGCGGTATGTATATGTCCGACGATCTGGAGAATCCAACCAAATGGCAGATTCCAACGGGCGTGACGATCGAGGCCGGCGGATACCTGGTGTTTCTGGCTGATGAAGATGAGGAGCAGGGGGATTTGCATACCGGTTTCAAACTCGGTGCCTCCGGGGAAGCTGTCGGGCTTTTTGATATTGATGTCAATAACAATGTTACGATTGATACCGTGACTTTTGGCGAGCAGAAGGTTGATACCACATATGGCCGCTGCCCCGATGGCAATGATACCTGGGTTTTCATGGGTGTTATAACCCCGGGTTCTGCTAACAACTGCTTTATCTGCGGTGATGCCAACGGTAACGGAAGTGTCAATATACTGGATGTGACCTTCCTGATCAATTACTTGTACAGGGGAGGCCCGGCTCCGAATCCATCAGAAAGTGCCGATGTGAACAACTCCCTGTCGGTCAATATACTGGATGCCACCTATTTAATCAATTACCTGTACAGGGGCGGGCCGGCTCCAAATTGCCCATAA
- a CDS encoding DUF4097 family beta strand repeat protein, whose product MRHNINNSIIISSFIILFAGSIMAVDLEKTYEFADIHSINIKAMTGEINIHSGDGDKIIFHYINKMEKPDIISLDIDSARGELFIEEKCDVKDPVGHTTLDITIPQNLIVEMIDCFSGYQSIEIHDVDADFIKCHAATGSIAIGSVKSTEMDLTTSSGPINLENCEIKEYANMVSSGGHILIELPYLPSKKTNTASTTADTYLAVEDFGDNFKLTIIKNEDEGHILIPFKCTESYTERYHKEDTFKSDFCVVKMGRGGPEINMITGYGKININEGKASRE is encoded by the coding sequence ATGAGACATAATATTAATAATTCGATAATAATATCTTCATTTATAATACTATTTGCAGGTTCTATCATGGCCGTTGATCTTGAAAAAACTTATGAATTCGCCGATATTCATTCCATAAATATCAAAGCCATGACCGGCGAAATAAATATCCATTCCGGTGACGGAGATAAAATAATTTTCCATTACATAAATAAAATGGAAAAACCGGATATAATTTCACTCGACATTGATTCCGCGCGGGGAGAATTGTTTATTGAAGAAAAATGCGATGTGAAAGACCCGGTCGGTCATACCACCCTGGATATTACCATTCCTCAGAATCTGATTGTGGAAATGATCGATTGCTTCAGCGGTTACCAGTCGATTGAAATTCATGATGTCGACGCTGATTTCATTAAATGCCACGCCGCCACAGGCTCTATAGCAATCGGTTCGGTGAAATCGACCGAGATGGACCTGACGACCAGTTCCGGACCAATAAATTTGGAAAATTGCGAAATCAAAGAATATGCCAATATGGTATCATCGGGCGGCCATATATTAATCGAATTGCCATATCTCCCTTCCAAAAAGACCAATACGGCTTCGACCACTGCCGATACCTACCTGGCCGTTGAGGACTTTGGCGACAATTTCAAACTGACAATTATAAAAAACGAAGATGAAGGACATATTTTAATTCCCTTCAAATGCACCGAATCATATACCGAAAGGTATCACAAGGAGGATACCTTCAAGAGCGATTTTTGTGTTGTCAAGATGGGGCGTGGCGGGCCGGAGATAAATATGATAACCGGGTACGGCAAAATCAATATTAACGAGGGGAAGGCCTCCAGGGAATAA